The following are encoded together in the Bombus vancouverensis nearcticus chromosome 18, iyBomVanc1_principal, whole genome shotgun sequence genome:
- the LOC117160400 gene encoding uncharacterized protein LOC117160400 isoform X2 → MSQSEDAYAPEEPTPDIPISLLDIQMPETPDSTKGQTSDGDTPRLESPKMLKPVLGKLQAKKRLMAFANKFNVPPKLQNKSNLLQAHSTKVSKSKTMPSDNSKSSKNDSSTIVNVDSDSVQFHNRHSSGGKSKKKTEEKILAIEEIRREESKSKMLLAEAMAAASLEEENYANRNGQNLLDNVKILRERSRQDDVNVSYKSASKSAIENKYSERRYGREERRDSASKESKDYNGSKERYYKVPRDKEQRRKDKDKKDDKDKREGSNKYEENRDRKDEEKDKKDNDKWEDVREKKGIKEKKESLKEKRSDSQEKPEIKDRKEKEKDKDKGKEKDIMNFSSWVELKKCGIMMDDIIEIKRRDYSERSIKNRTAEDYLRHFEQMLMINDCRLKRYAFIAEGLEGPKEYPPESVRATKRGRPQLFYSENPRMSLFINHQQILQAVTADHRDKMRNICETDFIRNDTEAAEKSQCTRNWYPKTGICKSEGNDKWHVPINVQLPRSKWDSEDEDRLSDTEKEQRNVVKSSGMTSKQEPEEFSPRLSTIEEDINKDQKMINEDEASSVKKIDDNRQSTSPLLQSAGNEKLASEYEQFMKMVCSDIPMSKEFSPKPNKASASTLSYHEFNIETNLPNDNNFSFVEHSISGKSDKSNSSKIEEKFKSNESRQNLENISKIEDDQIPSSSSHIQVQKRVRVESKNIHDKSESEDSKSIPSDWENVRIKVERMSDENSDSKETRKKKRRKKVTSSSSESSSSSSSSDSEEEVKRRKRKRKISNDSDSLSDSDSSDSSSSSSDSSSSDDKRKKRKKKKRKAEKRKKKAKRIAKTKKKRRRKVSSDSSSSDSSEDRRKKRVATRKSKQKKEYNDKQDNREDIIKTIQKSPLESSSLENAKLVRSQVPLKKIKEEVKVENRKRSSDKHDVWNKDQELVRKVISDSDIHNKTHKDEEKRNKVEERYLEEWEMDSVIMPQKGEKLSKSNVEKVENTDIQNIRKIERKEERCKKDDKNKNDERLEEKCSSISKEIIPGSLKIEEDVDGKKKRKRDKEKKDSSEFLADWKKESERISQQIMQDEIKLSKKLDKQKRDKWGETEFDTLNVPSLTQLEKEVNKRQLLADEWEVDSLEAVSDLMINKKKTSRISKKLEKEVRYDKKTDTYIAIEKETVKECKKRQDRLSAMRIWEEEQEEGEKEALMLLEQKSKRKRDDWDIEEESFLREKSDRKENVEDSITIIESIHKEVNAVSKNVDASMKHDVVTSKKSKKSRWDMESQSEEKIKLKAPVMWEEECAEWTKVNKFDHDIERVSLECCDPILAKTKIKDEDVCMVEQQLRKSTSKNSTSADIIDLFPRKCQDIDLLESSWTPEEHTRCKSRIRSLGNSSQENVLFDKTKELTPSKEQCTAGQLKDIFEIDVKLTKKNTELYSPSSPAGSQKSEDMEIFKDNQVNLKESLLHDKLKNEILVMSDDESVPNIPLQIKYRDGKYAKAAVMKEEFEEILGVQKIEDQTLRKKFDVKVSESSSEFPINEPYPDTNYKSLRMDIFAGYESDESHGKLSNKSSEAISSSASAKGTEETNEGKAALKLIPKQLLVRRNNERVKTKMISDDPMQHAAALLTIQKKLRESHSVKNDITNTYCEEPNEFRIECEKTSNIHAPVAEVIPTEQTTITDVKVDSKDLSITVKTSITTKSESPGAVKLDFNEYRSGNKGTKLEELKKSRPRNSKDISDTECQVRSPGREQKKKSPSRKGNREDKRISDRSKERRDKKFDDRERVDRRDSRSSKQEYNECRRRFSPSTSRNKKRTSWEREGSRSESHSRSWSRSRSKSPKRKEESFAGFSSKEKRSNRIDEDRSSRARIDDRRERSIRGSPRSNTAPHNKDHFKKHGPIKGDRDDWNRKKYDCMEREKEGRSYESMEVLRERNVDIDRHRESRFRGDEADRSLWPYEAENMLRDGNESLDSYPNSQDLDLDYEEKTYYRDDSIERDIMEGPFRPSSKFKHRKSRLSTRRDRQWEKEREPLDLDRHGHVRRTDKLPPPRGRSPLRSRRSPRRSSHDRFRRESRSRSKSWSRSRSRSRSRSRSRSRSRSTSRSRSMMHSRSRSRSASRSRTRSTSGSRMRSPDHLRMTERLRSSRSPSVGRGRVSESSRERKDEHDNMKLLDSCTERGRRIETIVQSVSGLPRDSTVLDSEMHIGDNMETVATSFQYSAENEVGNEYYYTENNLTYPPCIDDSTASSPKRLSLDDRLELELGIKKQQDGAGISNDYGENFNSNVCYPSPPGQQQQMLYRQQPTVLQVGNVLQVVPADFNGVPATHREPTNSSSAPIVRGSSQVVRVGNVLQVVPTSLDWSGGQPSSVDQSGGMMYSTTVPQSSPVPSVPISVPVPVPVPMPVPAVPSAMNSSTPVSTLSPVSLPLSVPVPVPVPVPGPAPVPLPVTQTTFPRAEVTPQKVPVLPVYNYEVILETRRKEQEERKRLREIRRKEKERRRIERINRRALQLLEKSNMRQSENANQQKNSNLDPSVLKALRESEEQGDAEEQQTSSTIFEKEEEMPVVASSASTEEEEVPVEEDEEEEEEEEAEVEYDEEEEEEADDDEEEEEEDDEKSRLNKLKSEIDETTTVTAIDETTKVQIETESKGWPELPPPPLKGILVASGFRRTSVPNGNLDDLSTPENDNGNNTDKEDIEIDKNESSKDEAGENKLSKLKNQMKKTKLAKLGKRKQRSKKSVQFADGIKPGEGTSPSGGEGDMPSPPPPTTVTRGGIRDVRRSSSRKSRKQEKRTRPPKAKKKVKVKIIKLKKPRVTPLTAMMMNDSDELDDRSPPPPPPGSPPPPHLWPSYLSAYNANNRTSEAQTTAAAISNNVQAPPPPTPLPLLVPPPPLNYTIQPCSKA, encoded by the exons ATGTCACAATCAGAAGATGCTTATGCTCCAGAGGAACCAACACCAGACATTCCAATATCTTTACTTGATATACAAATGCCAGAAACACCAGATAGTACAAAAGGCCAAACTAGCGATGGAGACACACCTAGGTTGGAGAGTCCCAAGATGCTCAAGCCTGTGCTAGGAAAATTACAAGCTAAGAAGAGATTGATGGCATTTGCCAACAAATTTAATGTTCCACCAAAACTCCAAAATAAATCCAATCTACTTCAAGCACATTCTACCAAAGTTTCTAAATCTAAAACTATGCCAAGTGATAATAGTAAATCTTCAAAAAATGATTCAAGCACAATTGTAAATGTTGACTCAGACTCTGTACAATTTCATAATCGTCATTCAAGTGGTGGTAaatcaaaaaagaaaacag aagaaaaaatattggcTATTGAAGAGATTAGACGAGAAGAATCTAAAAGTAAAATGTTACTGGCCGAAGCTATGGCTGCAG CTAGTTTAGAAGAGGAAAATTATGCAAATAGGAATggacaaaatttattagataatgTAAAGATTTTGAGAGAAAGAAGTAGACAAGATGATGTTAATGTCTCTTATAAAAGTGCTTCAAAGTCtgcaatagaaaataaatattcagagag GCGATATGGAAGAGAAGAACGAAGAGATAGCGCGAGTAAAGAGTCAAAAGATTATAATGGTAGCAAAGAACGATATTATAAAGTCCCGCGTGATAAAGAACAACGTAGAAAAGATAAAGATAAGAAAGATGATAAAGATAAGCGAGAGGGTAGTAATAAATACGAAGAGAACCGAGATAGGAAAGatgaagaaaaagataaaaaggatAATGATAAATGGGAAGATGtacgagaaaagaaaggaataaaagagaagaaggagagtcttaaagaaaaaagaagtgaTTCACAGGAGAAACCTGAAATTAAagatagaaaagaaaaggagaaagataaagacaaaggaaaggagaaagacATAATGAATTTTTCTTCGTGGGTGGAGTTAAAAAAGTGTGGTATAATGATGGACGACATCATTGAGATTAAAAGACGTGATTACTCGGAACGATCAATAAAGAACAG aaCAGCCGAGGATTATTTACGTCACTTTGAGCAAATGTTAATGATAAACGATTGTCGTTTGAAACGTTACGCTTTTATTGCCGAAGGACTGGAAGGTCCTAAAGAGTACCCTCCTGAATCAGTAAGAGCAACTAAACGAGGAAGGCctcaattattttattctgaAAATCCTCGTATGTCGCTTTTCATCAATCATCAGCAAATTCTTCAAGCAGTTACTGCCGATCATCGTGATAAAATGCGGAACATATGCGAGACAGACTTTATACG AAACGATACGGAAGCAGCGGAAAAATCTCAATGtacacgtaactggtatccaaAGACAGGCATATGTAAATCTGAAGGAAATGACAAGTGGCATGTACCAATTAATGTACAACTGCCTAGGTCAAAATGGGATAGTGAAGATGAAGACAGATTATCCGACACTGAAAAGGAACAAAGAAATGTAGTGAAATCGAGCGGCATGACTTCGAAGCAAG aaccTGAGGAATTTTCTCCACGATTAAGTACGATAGAAGAAGACATTAATAAAGACCAGAAAATGATCAACGAAGATGAGGCTTCTAGTGTTAAAAAAATAGACGACAATAGACAATCAACATCTCCTTTGTTACAGTCTGCAGGCAACGAAAAATTAGCATCGGAGTATGAACAGTTCATGAAGATGGTTTGCAGTGATATTCCAATGTCGAAAGAATTCTCCCCAAAACCGAACAAAGCTTCTGCCTCGACGTTAAGCTATCATGAATTTAATATAGAAACTAATTTGCCGAATGACAATAATTTTTCGTTTGTAGAGCATAGTATATCCGGAAAGTCGGATAAAAGTAATTCAAGTAAAATTGAGGAAAAATTCAAATCCAATGAAAGCCGACAGAACTTGGAAAATATTTCGAAGATTGAGGACGATCAGATACCATCAAGCAGTTCTCATATTCAGGTTCAAAAACGCGTAAGAGTAGAGAGTAAAAATATACATGATAAAAGTGAATCGGAAGATTCTAAATCAATACCCAGCGATTGGGAAAACGTTCGAATTAAAGTAGAACGTATGAGCGACGAAAATTCTGATTCtaaagaaacaagaaagaaaaaaagacgaaagaaaGTGACTTCTAGCAGTAGTGAATCATCCAGTTCGTCGAGTTCTTCCGACTCTGAGGAAGAagtaaaaagaaggaaaagaaaacgaaaaatatcGAACGATTCGGACTCATTATCGGATTCAGATAGCAGCgatagtagtagtagcagcagTGATTCTTCTAGTTCCGATGATAaacggaagaaaagaaagaagaagaaacgaaaagctgaaaaaagaaagaaaaaagcgaAACGAATTgcaaagacgaagaagaagagaagaaggaaagtcAGTTCGGATTCAAGTAGTAGCGATTCGTCTGAAGATAGGAGGAAAAAAAGGGTAGCGACTAGAAAGTCTAAGCAGAAGAAAGAATATAACGATAAACAAGATAACAGAGAAGATATAATAAAGACGATACAAAAGTCGCCTTTGGAATCTTCTTCATTAGAAAATGCGAAATTGGTACGTTCTCAAGTTCcattaaagaaaattaaagaGGAAGTAAAAGTCGAAAATAGGAAAAGATCCTCAGATAAACACGACGTTTGGAACAAGGATCAGGAATTGGTCAGAAAGGTGATTTCCGATAGCGACATCCACAATAAAACCCACAAagatgaagaaaaaagaaacaaagtcgAAGAGCGATACTTGGAAGAGTGGGAAATGGATTCCGTGATCATGCCGCAGAAAGGAGAAAAACTGTCAAAGAGTAATGttgaaaaagtagaaaatactgATATACAAAACATtcgaaaaatagaaagaaaggagGAACGATGCAAGaaagatgacaagaataaaAATGACGAACGTTTGGAAGAAAAATGTTCAAGCATAAGCAAGGAGATCATCCCAGGGAGTTTAAAGATAGAAGAAGATGTAgatggaaagaaaaagaggaaaagagataaagagaaaaaggaCAGCAGTGAATTTTTAGCTGACTGGAAGAAGGAGAGTGAGCGTATATCTCAGCAAATAATGCAAGACGAAATAAAGCTTTCTAAAAAGTTAGACAAACAAAAAAGAGACAAATGGGGAGAGACTGAATTTGATACCCTGAATGTCCCATCGTTAACACAACTTGAAAAGGAAGTAAATAAGAGACAATTACTAGCGGACGAATGGGAAGTTGACAGCTTAGAAGCTGTGTCTGATTTAAtgattaataaaaagaaaacctctcgtatttcaaagaaattagaaaaagagGTTCGATATGATAAGAAAACAGATACATATATCGCTATAGAAAAGGAAACTGTAAAGGAATGTAAAAAGAGGCAAGATAGATTGTCTGCAATGAGAATTTGggaagaagaacaagaagaaggagagaaagaagcTTTGATGCTCCTGGAACAGAAGAGTAAGAGGAAGAGAGATGATTGGGACATTGAAGAAGAATCATTCTTACGAGAAAAAAGTGACAGAAAAGAAAACGTAGAAGACAGCATTACTATAATCGAGAGCATCCATAAGGAGGTAAATGCAGTCAGTAAAAATGTGGATGCATCTATGAAGCATGATGTTGTTACTAGcaaaaagagcaagaaaagtCGTTGGGATATGGAATCACAGTCTGAAGAAAAAATAAAGCTTAAAGCTCCTGTTATGTGGGAGGAAGAGTGTGCAGAATGGACGAAAGTGAATAAATTCGACCACGATATTGAGAGAGTATCTTTGGAATGCTGTGACCCGATATTAGCTAAAACGAAGATAAAAGACGAGGACGTTTGTATGGTTGAACAGCAGTTGAGAAAGTCTACATCTAAGAATTCAACAAGTGCAGATATTATCGATTTGTTTCCTAGAAAATGTCAGGATATAGATTTGTTAGAATCATCCTGGACTCCGGAAGAACATACTAGATGTAAGTCGCGAATAAGAAGTTTGGGCAACAGTTCACAGGAAAATGTGCTCTTTGATAAGACCAAAGAATTGACGCCTTCGAAAGAACAATGTACTGCAGGACAATTAAAGGATATCTTTGAGATAGATgtgaaattaacgaaaaaaaataCAGAATTGTATAGTCCCAGTTCTCCAGCTGGATCCCAGAAGTCTGAa gaTATGGAAATTTTTAAGGATAATCAGGTAAATCTAAAGGAGAGTCTCCTACACGATAAACTAAAGAATGAAATTCTGGTTATGTCTGATGATGAATCAGTTCCCAATATACCTCTTCAAATAAAGTATCGCGATGGTAAATATGCAAAAGCTGCAGTGATGAaggaagaatttgaagaaattttagGAGTGCAGAAGATAGAGGATCAGACTCTTCGAAAGAAATTCGATGTGAAAGTATCTGAAAGTTCGTCTGAATTTCCAATCAACGAACCATACCCAGACACGAACTATAAATCATTACGAATGGACATATTCGCAGGGTATGAATCTGATGAATCACATGGAAAATTAAGCAACAAGAGTTCTGAGGCAATATCTTCATCTGCTAGCGCAAAAGGAACAGAGGAGACTAATGAAGGAAAAGCAGCACTCAAGTTGATTCCTAAACAACTGTTAGTCCGACGAAACAATGAACGCGTGAAGACAAAAATGATTTCAGACGATCCCATGCAACACGCTGCGGCTCTATTGACCATTCAGAAGAAACTTCGAGAGTCGCACTCTGTGAAAAACGATATAACAAACACATATTGCGAAGAACCTAATGAATTTAGGATCGAGTGTGAAAAGACATCCAATATACATGCACCTGTTGCTGAAGTTATTCCTACGGAACAGACTACTATTACGGATGTTAAGGTGGACTCAAAAGACTTGTCGATAACAGTGAAAACCTCGATTACCACAAAATCGGAATCACCAGGGGCGGTGAAGCTCGATTTCAATGAGTACAGGTCTGGGAACAAAGGAACTAAGTTGGAAGAACTTAAAAAGTCTAGACCACGTAATAGTAAAGATATTAGTGACACGGAATGTCAAGTAAGATCACCGGGCAGAGAGCAGAAAAAGAAAAGTCCTAGTAGAAAGGGGAATAGGGAAGATAAACGAATTAGTGATCGTAGCAAAGAAAGAAGAGATAAGAAATTTGATGATAGAGAAAGAGTAGATAGGAGAGATAGTAGGAGTTCGAAACAGGAGTACAATGAATGTAGAAGGAGGTTCAGTCCTTCTACTAGTCGCAATAAAAAACGTACTTCCTGGGAACGGGAAGGAAGTCGTAGCGAAAGCCATAGCCGCAGTTGGAGTAGAAGTAGAAGCAAAAGTccaaagagaaaggaagagtcGTTTGCAGGCTTTTCTAGTAAAGAAAAACGATCAAATAGAATCGATGAGGATAGATCCAGTAGAGCAAGAATAGATGATAGGAGAGAAAGATCTATAAGAGGTTCTCCTAGATCTAACACTGCCCCACATAATAAAG ATCATTTTAAAAAACATGGACCTATTAAAGGAGATCGAGATGACTGGAATAGAAAGAAGTACGACTGTatggaaagagaaaaggaaggtAGGTCGTACGAATCAATGGAAGTACTACGAGAGAGAAACGTGGATATTGATAGACATAGAGAGAGTAGATTTCGCGGAGATGAAGCAGATCGGTCACTATGGCCGTACGAAGCAGAGAACATGCTTCGGGATGGAAATGAGTCCTTAGATTCCTATCCCAATAGTCAAGATTTAGATCTTGATTATGAAGAGAAAACGTACTACAGGGATGACAGTATTGAGAGGGATATCATGGAAGGTCCTTTTCGTCCTTCATCAAAATTCAAGCATAG aAAAAGTAGGCTCAGTACAAGAAGAGACAGACAAtgggaaaaggaaagagaaccTTTGGATCTAGATAGACATGGACACGTTCGAAGAACGGATAAATTACCTCCACCTAGAGGTCGTTCTCCATTACGGTCGCGAAGATCACCACGTAGATCATCACACGACCGCTTTAGACGTGAATCTAGATCACGATCGAAATCATGGTCAAGATCAAGATCACGATCTAGGTCAAGATCTAGATCCAGATCGCGATCTCGATCAACATCCAGGTCCCGGTCGATGATGCATTCAAGATCGAGATCTAGATCAGCTTCTCGATCAAGAACTAGGTCTACCTCGGGGTCCAGAATGAGAAGTCCGGATCATTTACGAATGACGGAACGATTACGATCTTCCAG ATCACCTTCCGTGGGACGAGGTAGAGTGAGCGAAAGTTCAAGGGAAAGGAAGGATGAACACGATAATATGAAACTATTAGATAGCTGCACCGAAAGAGGTAGACGAATAGAAACGATCGTGCAGTCCGTATCCGGACTACCTAGGGACTCGACTGTGTTAGACTCGGAAATGCACATCGGTGACAATATGGAGACAGTTGCAACAAGTTTCCAATATTCGGCTGAAAACGAAGTTGGAAACGAATATTACTATACAGAGAATAACTTGACTTATCCACCGTGCATTGATGACTCAACGGCGAGTTCTCCGAAACGCCTATCCCTCGACGATAG ACTAGAACTTGAATTGGGAATTAAGAAGCAACAGGATGGAGCAGGAATATCAAATGATTACGGAGAAAACTTTAATTCGAATGTATGTTATCCATCACCACCTGGACAACAGCAGCAAATGTTATACCGTCAACAACCTACTGTTTTACAA GTGGGCAATGTGTTGCAAGTAGTACCTGCAGATTTCAATGGTGTCCCAGCAACACACAGAGAGCCGACCAACTCCTCCTCAGCACCAATTGTACGAGGTTCCAGTCAAGTAGTTCGCGTAGGTAATGTTCTTCAGGTTGTGCCGACGTCCTTGGATTGGAGCGGTGGACAGCCTTCTTCAGTTGATCAATCAGGAGGGATGATGTATTCCACGACAGTCCCTCAATCTTCTCCGGTTCCCTCAGTACCTATATCTGTACCTGTTCCAGTTCCTGTCCCCATGCCTGTACCGGCTGTTCCATCCGCTATGAACTCATCGACACCAGTTTCCACTTTGTCCCCAGTTTCATTGCCTCTTTCCGTTCCCGTTCCCGTTCCTGTTCCTGTCCCTGGCCCTGCTCCTGTGCCACTTCCTGTGACGCAAACGACGTTCCCCAGAGCAGAAGTGACACCGCAGA AAGTACCTGTTCTGCCGGTTTATAATTACGAAGTTATCTTGGAGACTCGTAGAAAAGAACAAGAGGAGCGTAAGCGACTGCGTGAGATtaggagaaaggaaaaagaacgtaGGCGAATCGAACGAATTAATCGTCGCGCTCTTCAATTGTTAGAGAAGAGTAACATGCGTCAGTCAGAAAACGCAAATCAGCAGAAGAATTCAAACCTGGATCCATCTGTTTTAAAAGCTCTTCGGGAAAGTGAAGAGCAAGGCGATGCAGAGGAACAACAAACTTCCTCTACTATTTTTGAGAAGGAGGAAGAAATGCCGGTAGTCGCATCTTCTGCTTCCACAGAAGAAGAGGAGGTACCTGTTGAGGAggacgaggaagaagaggaagaggaggaggctGAGGTGGAAtatgacgaagaagaagaagaagaggcggatgacgacgaagaggaagaagaagaggacgaTGAAAAGTCACggttaaataaattgaaaagcgAAATCGATGAAACTACAACGGTAACAGCGATAGATGAAACAACTAAGGTCCAAATCGAAACAGAATCTAAAGGATGGCCGGAGTTACCCCCGCCGCCTTTGAAAGGAATTTTAGTCGCATCAGGTTTCAG aaggACCTCGGTTCCTAATGGCAATTTGGATGACCTTTCTACTCCTGAAAATGATAACGGAAACAACACGGACAAAGAGGATATagaaatagataaaaatgaGTCCAGCAAAGACGAAGCTGGTGAGAACAAGTTAAGCAAATTGAAAAATCAAATGAAGAAAACTAAATTAGCGAAATTAGGAAAACGGAAACAGAGGAGTAAAAAATCTGTCCAATTCGCGGATGGAATCAAACCTGGAGAAGGTACTAGTCCTAGTGGCGGTGAAGGGGATATGCCTTCCCCTCCACCACCCACTACTGTCACTCGAGGTGGAATTCGTGACGTTCGAAGGTCCAGTTCTAGAAAGAGTAGAAAACAAGAGAAAAGAACACGACCTccaaaagcaaagaaaaaagtGAAG GTGAAAATCATAAAACTGAAGAAGCCCCGTGTCACTCCATTAACGGCGATGATGATGAATGATTCGGACGAATTAGATGATCGTTCTCCGCCACCGCCACCTCCGGGGTCTCCTCCACCGCCACATCTTTGGCCAAGTTATCTTTCCGCTTACAACGCTAACAACCGTACTAGTGAAGCTCAAACAACAGCTGCTGCAATTTCGAACAATGTTCAAGCTCCTCCACCACCTACACCGCTGCCTCTCTTAgttcctcctcctcctttgAATTACACGATACAACCTTGCAGCAAGGCGTAA